AATGCGCATCTTGCGCCACGCCTCGTCGTAGTCGTGGTTCTTGTCGACCATCAGCTGGTAAGTCTCCTCGATGAGCTGGTCGTATAGCTCGAGTGCCTCTTCGGGCGATAAGTCGGGCTTGTCACTCGGAGAGCGCTCTAGCTGTATGAGACCGATGATGCCGTAGTTGACGATACCGATATATTCGTTGTCCACATCCTCATCGACACGTTGCTCCGCTTTGGTCTCTAGGGAGCGTATACGTAGTGCCTTGATCATGATCTGATCGGTGAGTGAGGAGGGGCGTAGTATGCGCCACGAAGCTCCATAGTCGTGTAGCTTCTTGGCAAAAAGCGTCCTACACTCTGCAACTACCTTATGATACTGCTGCTCTGTATTCATAGACTCTAAAGCTTTAGGGTGAAGGGGGGCTAGTCGTTGAGCGCAAGGTCTAGCACCTCCTTGATCGTCTCTACATAGGAGAAGGTCAAGCCCTCAATGTATATAGGCTTGATGTCTAGGATGTCCTTCTCATTCTCTTTGCTCAGGATGAGCGTCTTGACACCAGCCCGCTTAGCAGCTAAGATCTTCTCCTTGATACCTCCCACGGGGAGTACACGCCCTGTGAGCGTTATCTCGCCACTCATAGCGATGCGAGGCTTCACCGTGCGCCGGGTCAAGGTAGAGACGAGTGAGGTTGCCATCGTAATACCCGCACTCGGACCATCCTTCGGGATAGCTCCCTCGGGGACGTGTAGGTGTATCTCTAGATTGTCAAAAGTGCTCTCTGGTATCTCCAGCTCCTCGCAGTGTGCCTTGATATAGTCTAGAGCTATGACGGCACTCTCCTTCATCACATCTCCTAGGTTGCCCGTGAGGATCACCTTGCCCTCCTTACCACGATGTGTGGAGCTCTCGATGAAAAGTATCTCACCACCCACTTCAGTCCACGCTAGACCTGTGACGATGCCTGGCATGCCAAAGTCTTGCCAGATGTCTCGTGTGTAGGGTGGCGTGCGAAGGTCTTGCTGTATGATCTCAGGAGTGATCTGTACGCTGTACTTCTGTCCCATGGCGACACGCTTAGCCTGCTTGCGCATGAGCGCTGCGAGGTTCTTCTGTAGCGATCTCACGCCACTCTCTCGGGTGTAGCCCTCGATGAGATAGGTTAGGGCGTCAGTGTCTATGGCAAACTGGTCGCTTGTCAGTCCGTGCGCCTCCAGCTCCTTGGGTACGAGATGGCGGTGAGCTATCTCGACCTTCTCCTCCAGCAGATAGCCCGACACCTGTATCAGCTCCATACGGTCTAGGAGTGGACGTGAGATGGTGCTGAGCGTATTGGCGGTAGCTATAAAGAGTACCTTGCTCAGGTCATAGTCTACGTCTAGGTAGTTATCGTGGAAGGCCACATTTTGCTCTGGGTCTAGCACCTCTAGGAGTGCAGCTGCGGGGTCGCCCTTGTAGTCTGACGAGATCTTGTCTATCTCGTCTAGTACGAAGACCGGATTGCTCGTCCCCGCCTTCTTGATGCTGTCTATGATACGTCCGCACATTGCTCCTATGTAGGTGCGTCGGTGTCCACGTATCTCCGCCTCGTCGTGCAGACCTCCCAGGGAGATGCGCACATACTTACGTCCGAGGCTCTCGGCGATGCTCTTGCCCAGCGAAGTCTTACCCACACCTGGAGGACCATAGAGACAGAGTATTGGGGACTTGAGATCGTTCTTGAGCTTGATGACGGCTAGATGCTCTAGGATACGCTCCTTGACACGCTCTAGCCCGAAGTGGTCACGGTTCAGTATCTCCTCCGCATGCTTGAGGTCAAACTGATCTTGACTATACTCTTGCCACGGTAGGTCGATCATCAGACGCAGGTACTGTAGCTGTATCGAGTACTCGGGAGCTTGTGTCGGGATGCGCTCTAGGTTGCTTAGCTCACGGTCGAAGGTCTTCTGCACCGCTTCGCTCCATTGCTTTTTCGTAGCAGCCTCACGTAGCTCCTCGATGGTCTGGTCGGCAAAGTCGCTCTCGCCTAGCTCCTCTCTAATGGTACGTATCTGCTGCTCTAAGAAGTGCTTGCGCTGCATCTCGTCCATGTCCGACTGGGTCTGCTTTGCGATCTTCTCATTGATCTGTACCAACTCATTCGTCTGACGTACGTAGGAGATCAGCTCCATAACGAGATGCTTCGTGTCGGAGATCTTGAGTAGCTCCAACTTAGCCCTAGGAGTTAGGGAGAGATAAGCAGGGGTAAAGTAGATTAGAAAGGGGAGGTTGTTCTGAGCATTGAGTGCCTCGATAAAGTCCTCAGCGCCCTCCATGCGTCGCATTTTGACCAGTTCAATCAGCTCATAGCGCAGCTTGTTGAAGGCAACAAAAAGCTCCGTGTCTTTCGTCAGATCCCTTTCCGAGCGAGGTAATGCGAGTGGAAACTCAACCCGGCAGCGCAGGTAGGGATTCGTCTGTGTATAGGTGCTGGTCTGGATACGTATGATGCCTCGTATGATCGCTACGACGTTGTCTGGCGATGGATGGATCACATCTTCGACCCAACATAGTACGCCCTGCTTAGAGAGTGACTTTGGCGTGATGAAATCATCAGGCTCATCTACTATAGATGTTGTCGCAACGAGGTATTGCCCCTTGGATATCGCATTATTCACTGCGTCTATCTGCTTATCCTCAGTCAGCATGACTGCCTGTAAGACGCAGGGAAAGACGACGGCGTTAAAGACAGGTAGCACGGGATAGGTACTTCCTAACAGTCGTGACATAAGAACATCATGCTCGTCGTCAAGTAGCTCATCTTCATCTATAACGTTGGGTAGTGGAATGGACATACCACCAGAGCCTACGTTAGGTAAAGGTGTCTCTACAAAGTCGTAATTATCTTCTTTCATATAATCGATATCAGCTATCTATTGCGCAAATCTGCTTGTATTGACTGCAAATATACCACATTTATCCGACTAGGCGGGAGAAAGGTCGGGCTTCAGCAGGGCTGACGCATTATATACAATGAACTCATCTGCCTCTCTATTCCTCGCTTGTCGTTGTGGTAGCTCCTAAAGGAGACTGTTACAAAAGTCAACAGACTCAAAAGAGCGATTATGATGCGTCAGCCATCTCTGGGTAAATGCGATGCCGGCCTGTTACAATAATTTAGAGCTGACTACATATCGACACGGCATTGTGTCGGGGAAAACTGATTTCCACGTGGATATTTCGAAATCTCCAGGTGGAGAATAAAAAATTCTTCGGAGGAATGAAATGAAACTTCGGAGGAATGAAATGAAACTTCGGAAGAAATGATTCGCCCCCACGTGGGGAATAAAAAATATCCACGTGGAGATTTGAGATTTCCCACGTGGATATTCGAGAAAGGAGAGAATCGGACGAATTTCCCCGTAAAGATATGTAAATGGAGGCTAGAGGTTAGACGTTAGAGATTAGAGGGGAGAGATTAGTGGTTAGTGGTTAGAGATTATAGGGATCGGAGCTAATCGGAGTGGATCGGAGAGCTAGGAACGCTAGTGCCTCTAGCTAACAGCCAACACTAAGAGCTAACAGCCTCATAATGCGTCAACCCTGGCTGCTGACTTGAAAATGGACGGAGTCGGCTAAGTGAAAAGTTTTCATTACCTTTGTAGCGGTTCACAGAGAGCTCTCCGATTTGGGGGCTGACTCTTGGGGCATTAGCTCATCTGGCTAGAGCGCGACACTGGCAGTGTCGAGGTGATCGGTTCAAGTCCGATATGCTCCACCACGGGAGGATGGTACTATATTATATATGGTGTCATCCTCTTTTTTTGTGACGACAGAGGTCTTTGCAGATACAGTCGTCAAAGCGAGACGAGTATCGATGATACGTGTAACCCTTTGTAGGGACGCACGGCTCGTGCGTCCGTTGTAGAACGAAAGTTACAGCATCGTTGTTTTAACGGGGACGGACGCACCGACGGTCTGCGTCCGAGCCGTGCGTACCTGCATATCGCTACACGTCTGTATAAAAAAGAGAAGTCCACACGACAAGTACTCAGCGTACTGCGTGTGGACTTCAACTATTCGGATGCTCTTGGGGTCGCTATACCACCACAAACGTGTGGAATAGCTTCTAGTAGGGTAGTGCGCCTTGCGGCGACATCCCTAGAGCTCGTTGAACTAGTCAACAAAGCCCTCCTAGAGCGGAACAGTGACCACGATGCTGGTCTGAAGAGAGGGGAGTGGGCTACGGTGAGACGCTCTTCGTGAGAGAGTAGGGTGGTAGTGGCTGGTCTTTTTCAACACACACTTAACCTGTAACCAGTGGTACGCACCATACCTGTCCCTTAGTAGCGGATCCTCTCAGCTTTACGGAGCGAGGTCGTGACCTCACCCTAGGACTCGCATCATGATTTGCTCGGGGTGGCAAGAGGATCTATTGGTCTATCACCTAGCCTTGGGTAGACTGACTAGAACCTACAGCTGCTCCTCAAGTGATAAGTATGTACAGTGGTTGCTCCGCCAGCAGTCTGCGGTGACACAGACTGATCTAGTTCGCACGCACTAGTGCAGTGCATATAGGGACAACGGCATAGACGAGAGCCCGCTCTTATGCTTCCCCTTATTGTGACGATCAGACACCTGACAGATCTCATGCGGTACGGGTGCTGTGGTAGCACGCATACCTTTATGGCACTCACGGAGATCGTAGCAGCAAGACATTGCTCAATCACTTTATCGAAAACGTTCCCCTATTTAAAGTAAATGTCCTCCTATCTAGTCTCGTATGAGCATCCAAAGAGCCTCTTAGGTGCATCGCTGTGACCAAAGCTTTTTGACTCGGAAGGTTGTGTCACAGCTACTGCTCGCTGAGAGTGAAAGCTGGTAGGCACTCAAGATGTCCCATGCATTACTCTTCGTGGTGTGATGCCTAGATGCATCGCTCGCATTGTAACATACATCTCCCGCCGCGCTCGGCTAGGAGTAGCAAGGAGCGTACAGCTGGGGAATAGAAGTCTCAGACTAGGATCTGAAAAGTGACGGTTATTTCCTTATGCTATACCTCGTAGCGCTTTAAGCCTTGCAGGTCTTCTGACTTACCTCATACAGACATCCCTTCCCACACCAATTAGACATGATGCAGTGGTTATGATGCCTGCTTTGCGAGGATTACAGCAGCGGGACTGTTCAGGAGTTGCACCTGATTCCCTTTTAAGCCTTGAGGACTCCGAGACCCTACTCGAGGGTTGAAAGAGTACTCTCAGCACAAAGCCACCACAAAGGTACGATAACTTTCGAATATATCAAAGCGTCGGGCGCCATTTTTTTGACGAAAAATGAAAGCCCGGCTGCATCGTGGCCAACCTGTGCCAGGTGAAGACCCTGCAAGATATCGGCGCAGTAGGGCAATCCCCACGTGTGTATTTGAGAATGCTGTGGCGGTAGCGTTTGGTAAGCTTAGGAGATCCAGCTGATCCAGTAGCTACGATAAACAGCTCCAGCCCCCCAAAAAAAGAGGAGTTAGCCTTTGCTAAGTTGTCTACAAAGTCTATTTTGTCAAGTCAAATAAATGTCGTACCTTTGTGCCAGCAAAGCCCGAAAAGGAAGTGTGGGTGAGTGGCTGAAACCAACAGTTTGCTAAACTGTCGTACGGGTAACCGTACCGGGGGTTCGAATCCCCCCGCTTCCGCAAGAGGTCTTATTTAGAGTTTCAACAAGGTATTCAAATAAGGCTTCAAATCAAGGAAAAGTCGTTGTAGAACAAGCTTCTACAGCGACTTTTCTCGTATACACTGACTACCGATGAATACCTATAGGTGGTGTTAGGTATTCGCCAAAAGGCCATTTTCTGCTACATTTTCTGCTACACTAATTTTGGACAACCGAAAAATGTAGCAGTGACTACTAAATGACCACTAAATTGACCACTGTAAGTCGCTTGTTTTCAGAAAGATATTTACGAACTTTGTGGCAGTTATGCTACATTAGTTTTGGCGCATTTTGCTACAGAATTAGTGTGCTTCTGCTACACAAAACTAAGTGACATGAGAAGACAGTTTAAGGTATCCTTCTACCTACGCTCTAACTACGAGAATAAAGAAGGGAAATCTCCAATCATGCTTAGGATCTTTCTCAATCGAGAAATGGCAAACCTTGGCACTACAAAGCTCTTTGTAAAGAAGAGTATGTGGAATAACTCCACCAGTCGGATGAAAGGACGTACGGCTGAAGCACTAACCCTTAACGCCTCCTTAGACTCACTTTCCACCTCTCTATATGAGATGTTTGGGAAAATGAAAGAAGAGGAGGACTTAACAGTCGAAAGACTAAAGCAAGTATATCTTGGCAGAGACAAGGAGTTTACTACTTTACTCCCAGTCATAGATAGATATCTAGACCATATAGCACAACAAGTGGGAAAGTCTCTTAGTAAAGACAGCTTGCAGAAATACACCGTGGTTAAGACACACTTCGTGCGATTCTTAAAATCCACCTACAACCGAGAGGATATAGGTCTCTTAGAGTTTACACCCTCAGTGGTTATGGACTTTGAACTCTATCTTAAGACGAAAGCTAATTTAGCTCATAACACGGCACAGAAGAAGCTCAAACTTCTTAAGACAATGACAATATTCGCACAAAAGAGAGGCATAATCATGCATGACCCTTTCCTTGACATCAAATTCCACACGAAACCTGTTGACAGAGGGTTTTTAACGGAAGATGAGGTATCCCTTATTGTTGCCAAAGATTTAACAAGACTGCCACGGTTGGAGCTTGTAAGAGATATATTCATATTCTCTTGCTTTACTGGTTTGGCTTACATTGATGTACGCAACCTAACTCCAGAGGATATAGTAGTTATGGATGACAAAGAATGGGTTATGTCAAAAAGGAAAAAGACTAACATTGCATTTAATGTCCTACTCCTTGATCTTCCCAAAGCCATTATTTCTAAGTACAACCATGACACATATAGAGATGGCAAGCTCTTCCCTATCCTTAGCAATCAGAAGATGAATTCGTATTTGAAGGAGATTGCTGATATTTGTGGTATCAAGAAGAACTTGACCTTCCACTTAGCGCGACATACCTTTGCTACTCTCTGTCTTAGTAAGGGTGTTCCTATGGAGAGTGTATCTAAGATGCTGGGTCATACCAATATCCGAACAACGCAAATCTATGCCCGTATCACCAATAAGAAGATTGAACATGACATGGAGCAGTTTGCTGATAAACTAGGCAAGTTCAATACGGCAATGGGTATCGGGGAGAATCGCTGGCAATAAGTGTAACCATTAAAACCAAATAAGAAGATGAAGACAACGAATAAGAAAGAACTATCCTACTTTCGCTTAAAGCTGGAGGGCTACCTTAGTGAGCATTTCCCTGAAAAGGTGGAAGACAAGTCCTTTATCAAGGCACGAGCTGATGAAGCTCTTACTACCTACTGTGATGCTGTGGAAGAAGGATTCTCATATCCCGAAGCAGAGAGTATGGCGAGTGAAGTACTGTATCGTGACCTGCATTTCTCCAAATACGACACGCTTGTGTCCGTCTTGGAGAATGAGTTTGAAAAGGAGCTCCCCTCCCCACTCCCCGAACGACTCTCTCAGATACTTCTCGGGAACAAGGCGATACAAAACCTATTTGACAAGTATAACCTTACGGATGAATTTGTTACAACACCTGAGTATGATACGCTCTACACAGAACTGACAGGAACAGTTGTACTTCTTATCGAAGCTAATCAACTTCCCACGGTAGGCAATGTGAGTGCATTAGGGTAGACAATGTAGCTTATCCCTATCTCGTGAGCCTTTTGAGCTTCAAGAGCCAAGATAGTCTCTCTGCTCCATACGTCAAGAGCATATTCTATCTCTTGTCTTTATGTCGCATAGTCTCTTGGCTCTGCTCTTGAAAACTCTAAAAGACTCCGAATATGAATAGATCTCTCATGAACAAAGACCTGCACAGTCCAGCCTTCATACGGGCAAGTGTTCCTGCAGATAAAGAGGAACCACTACAAGTTGCGTCCAAAACAACTTCGAGCAACGACATCAAATGGTCTCGCAT
The sequence above is a segment of the Porphyromonas vaginalis genome. Coding sequences within it:
- a CDS encoding DUF1599 domain-containing protein, which encodes MNTEQQYHKVVAECRTLFAKKLHDYGASWRILRPSSLTDQIMIKALRIRSLETKAEQRVDEDVDNEYIGIVNYGIIGLIQLERSPSDKPDLSPEEALELYDQLIEETYQLMVDKNHDYDEAWRKMRISSITDIILTKVFRTKEIEDLAGKTLVSEGIAANYQDMINYAIFALIKLRFD
- the lon gene encoding endopeptidase La, producing MKEDNYDFVETPLPNVGSGGMSIPLPNVIDEDELLDDEHDVLMSRLLGSTYPVLPVFNAVVFPCVLQAVMLTEDKQIDAVNNAISKGQYLVATTSIVDEPDDFITPKSLSKQGVLCWVEDVIHPSPDNVVAIIRGIIRIQTSTYTQTNPYLRCRVEFPLALPRSERDLTKDTELFVAFNKLRYELIELVKMRRMEGAEDFIEALNAQNNLPFLIYFTPAYLSLTPRAKLELLKISDTKHLVMELISYVRQTNELVQINEKIAKQTQSDMDEMQRKHFLEQQIRTIREELGESDFADQTIEELREAATKKQWSEAVQKTFDRELSNLERIPTQAPEYSIQLQYLRLMIDLPWQEYSQDQFDLKHAEEILNRDHFGLERVKERILEHLAVIKLKNDLKSPILCLYGPPGVGKTSLGKSIAESLGRKYVRISLGGLHDEAEIRGHRRTYIGAMCGRIIDSIKKAGTSNPVFVLDEIDKISSDYKGDPAAALLEVLDPEQNVAFHDNYLDVDYDLSKVLFIATANTLSTISRPLLDRMELIQVSGYLLEEKVEIAHRHLVPKELEAHGLTSDQFAIDTDALTYLIEGYTRESGVRSLQKNLAALMRKQAKRVAMGQKYSVQITPEIIQQDLRTPPYTRDIWQDFGMPGIVTGLAWTEVGGEILFIESSTHRGKEGKVILTGNLGDVMKESAVIALDYIKAHCEELEIPESTFDNLEIHLHVPEGAIPKDGPSAGITMATSLVSTLTRRTVKPRIAMSGEITLTGRVLPVGGIKEKILAAKRAGVKTLILSKENEKDILDIKPIYIEGLTFSYVETIKEVLDLALND
- a CDS encoding site-specific integrase, with the translated sequence MRRQFKVSFYLRSNYENKEGKSPIMLRIFLNREMANLGTTKLFVKKSMWNNSTSRMKGRTAEALTLNASLDSLSTSLYEMFGKMKEEEDLTVERLKQVYLGRDKEFTTLLPVIDRYLDHIAQQVGKSLSKDSLQKYTVVKTHFVRFLKSTYNREDIGLLEFTPSVVMDFELYLKTKANLAHNTAQKKLKLLKTMTIFAQKRGIIMHDPFLDIKFHTKPVDRGFLTEDEVSLIVAKDLTRLPRLELVRDIFIFSCFTGLAYIDVRNLTPEDIVVMDDKEWVMSKRKKTNIAFNVLLLDLPKAIISKYNHDTYRDGKLFPILSNQKMNSYLKEIADICGIKKNLTFHLARHTFATLCLSKGVPMESVSKMLGHTNIRTTQIYARITNKKIEHDMEQFADKLGKFNTAMGIGENRWQ
- a CDS encoding DUF1896 domain-containing protein codes for the protein MKTTNKKELSYFRLKLEGYLSEHFPEKVEDKSFIKARADEALTTYCDAVEEGFSYPEAESMASEVLYRDLHFSKYDTLVSVLENEFEKELPSPLPERLSQILLGNKAIQNLFDKYNLTDEFVTTPEYDTLYTELTGTVVLLIEANQLPTVGNVSALG